In Nitrospira sp., a single window of DNA contains:
- a CDS encoding 23S rRNA (adenine(2503)-C(2))-methyltransferase RlmN, whose product MLQQTESRTNLLALTESGMAAFVASLGWPAYRASQILRWLYQERARTFAEMSNLSQKDREYLTGSSSIERTSAVQIFSSQDGTKKFVLTLADGNQVECVLIPDEDRLTLCLSTQVGCTLDCGFCLTGTLGLQRNLRAHEIIDQVLLAQDHLQEGHRLTNLVFMGMGEPLANLDAVADAVARLTNQTWGLGFSGRRITISTAGLASRIKDVAPLKVNLFFN is encoded by the coding sequence ATGCTCCAACAGACCGAGAGTCGCACCAATCTGCTGGCCCTGACCGAAAGCGGGATGGCCGCCTTCGTCGCGTCACTCGGATGGCCGGCCTATCGCGCGTCGCAAATCCTGCGCTGGCTCTATCAGGAACGTGCCCGCACGTTCGCCGAGATGAGCAATCTCTCGCAGAAAGACCGCGAGTACCTGACCGGCAGCAGCAGTATCGAACGGACTTCAGCGGTCCAGATCTTTTCCTCGCAGGATGGCACCAAGAAATTTGTGCTCACACTGGCCGACGGCAACCAAGTCGAGTGCGTGCTCATCCCCGACGAGGACCGGCTCACCCTCTGCCTGTCCACGCAGGTCGGCTGCACGCTCGATTGTGGATTCTGTCTGACCGGTACGCTGGGACTCCAACGTAACCTGCGCGCGCATGAGATCATCGACCAGGTCCTCCTCGCCCAGGACCATTTGCAGGAGGGCCACCGGCTGACCAACCTGGTCTTCATGGGTATGGGCGAGCCCCTCGCCAACCTGGATGCCGTGGCCGATGCCGTCGCCCGCCTCACCAACCAAACCTGGGGCCTGGGCTTCTCGGGCCGCCGCATCACGATCTCCACCGCCGGTCTGGCTTCGCGGATCAAGGATGTAGCCCCCCTCAAGGTGAACCTCTTTTTTAATG
- a CDS encoding transglycosylase SLT domain-containing protein yields MTALPWRISLSALAVWSVLSSLFLTATAESPRPLPVAASPCVSAEDCFRSAVALNERSGSPVQRDQTMMLKIDQLRSVMDLYPSTIWAKRAGVVLGVLLIEREPVEAAQRLRAVQSDLPVLDDYLRLWIGESLLKQNEPIQAAELLETIPKVVPDSNLIAKAAYRTGEAWYSANVCFRAVDWLGRAVVLAEKDPAAPLALWHQAECHIRENRLPEARTALKQLWLRYPHSPEAREAKARLDTALGGESWVPTADDHWIRAQAFLGLAMQVESVEELRRFLTMAPGHPRRFDARLKLGVAYVRLKQYDQARETFRSLVADRVQESSEATVWLARVYLRQSQGDKLIGLARSVVQGALGGDQRAMVHLFAGVWLEDQGQFDEAIGMFRQVAKLGDSASQRAEGLWRAGWAQYRTARYRDAAETFRSVVELHVNGFEPQAMYWAARADEREKNTTAADQYVRLCQRHAYSYYCQLAARRVSLPPVTPVATEAERPVGDEASPLPQNRRPEIERHVVYQRGIELKILGFAQDAARELGSLTEQYSRDPEVLLAFSTLLSEVGAYHPALRVAKVHFKDKLERSGLPTAPSLWTVAYPTGLLPTITAQGVTAVDPYLAAAIIREESQYDEKAVSVVGAVGLMQLMPVTANAVAQRYGFPAVGREELFDQETNIRLGVRYLGQLLEQYGGNLAHAVAAYNAGPIAVNNWIAVHRGREQDEFVELIPYQETRLYVKRVLRSYGEYRRLHNGTS; encoded by the coding sequence GTGACCGCACTTCCCTGGCGGATCAGCTTGTCGGCTCTTGCCGTGTGGTCTGTGCTGTCGAGCCTGTTCTTGACGGCCACAGCCGAGTCACCGCGCCCCCTGCCCGTTGCCGCTTCACCCTGCGTCTCTGCGGAAGATTGTTTTCGTTCCGCCGTGGCGCTCAATGAACGTTCGGGCTCGCCCGTTCAACGCGATCAAACGATGATGCTGAAGATCGACCAGCTGCGGTCGGTGATGGATCTCTATCCTTCCACGATCTGGGCCAAGAGAGCCGGGGTGGTGCTGGGCGTGTTGCTGATCGAGCGCGAGCCGGTCGAAGCGGCACAACGGTTGCGGGCCGTGCAGTCCGACTTGCCGGTGCTCGACGACTATCTCCGCCTGTGGATCGGGGAATCGTTGCTGAAGCAGAACGAGCCGATCCAGGCCGCCGAATTGCTGGAGACAATCCCCAAGGTCGTGCCGGATTCAAACCTGATTGCCAAAGCTGCCTACAGAACAGGCGAAGCCTGGTATAGCGCTAACGTGTGCTTCCGGGCGGTGGACTGGCTGGGGCGCGCTGTGGTGCTTGCGGAGAAGGATCCGGCGGCTCCGTTGGCGTTGTGGCACCAGGCTGAGTGCCACATCCGGGAGAATCGACTACCGGAGGCGCGCACCGCGTTGAAGCAACTCTGGCTTCGGTATCCCCATTCGCCTGAAGCACGAGAGGCGAAAGCCCGGTTGGATACCGCCCTGGGTGGAGAATCCTGGGTGCCGACGGCCGACGATCATTGGATTCGCGCACAGGCCTTTCTCGGGCTGGCCATGCAAGTCGAGTCGGTTGAGGAACTCCGCCGCTTTCTCACGATGGCTCCCGGGCACCCCCGCCGCTTCGACGCCCGCTTGAAGTTGGGAGTGGCCTATGTCCGGCTCAAGCAATATGACCAGGCTCGTGAGACGTTTCGTTCGTTAGTGGCGGATCGGGTGCAGGAATCGTCCGAGGCCACAGTATGGTTGGCCCGGGTCTATCTGCGGCAGAGTCAGGGCGACAAACTCATCGGCTTGGCGCGATCGGTCGTGCAGGGGGCCCTGGGGGGCGACCAGCGGGCGATGGTGCATCTTTTCGCCGGGGTGTGGTTGGAGGATCAGGGGCAGTTCGATGAGGCGATCGGGATGTTCCGGCAGGTGGCGAAGTTGGGAGACTCGGCGAGCCAGCGCGCGGAAGGTCTGTGGCGTGCCGGGTGGGCGCAATACCGGACGGCCCGCTATCGGGATGCCGCTGAGACCTTTCGTTCCGTTGTGGAGTTGCATGTCAATGGCTTTGAGCCCCAGGCGATGTATTGGGCGGCACGGGCGGACGAACGTGAAAAAAACACCACGGCCGCCGATCAATACGTGCGCCTCTGTCAGCGGCACGCATACAGTTACTATTGCCAATTGGCTGCACGGCGAGTTTCGTTGCCGCCGGTCACCCCGGTTGCGACAGAAGCGGAACGCCCGGTGGGCGATGAGGCGTCACCGTTGCCGCAGAATCGGCGTCCTGAAATCGAACGGCACGTGGTCTATCAACGCGGCATCGAGCTCAAAATATTGGGGTTCGCCCAGGATGCGGCTCGCGAACTCGGCTCTCTCACAGAGCAATATAGTCGTGACCCTGAGGTGTTGCTGGCCTTCTCAACCTTGCTCAGCGAGGTGGGGGCGTACCACCCGGCCTTACGCGTCGCAAAAGTTCACTTTAAGGACAAGCTGGAACGTAGCGGTTTGCCGACGGCACCGTCCCTGTGGACCGTAGCCTACCCGACCGGCCTGCTTCCGACGATCACCGCGCAGGGCGTCACTGCGGTGGACCCCTACCTGGCTGCCGCGATCATCCGTGAGGAGAGCCAATACGATGAAAAGGCCGTCTCGGTGGTGGGAGCCGTGGGGTTGATGCAGTTGATGCCGGTCACGGCGAATGCCGTGGCGCAGCGGTACGGGTTTCCCGCAGTCGGACGGGAAGAACTGTTCGACCAGGAAACGAACATTCGGCTGGGGGTGCGGTATCTGGGGCAGTTGCTCGAGCAATACGGCGGGAATCTGGCCCATGCGGTCGCGGCCTACAACGCCGGTCCGATTGCCGTGAACAATTGGATTGCGGTGCATCGAGGACGGGAGCAGGATGAGTTCGTGGAACTCATTCCGTATCAGGAAACGCGGTTGTACGTGAAACGGGTCTTGCGCAGCTATGGAGAATATCGCCGTCTCCATAACGGCACGTCGTAG